The segment GGTGGGCGATGTGGCCAGAATGCATGATGTGGCGAGGTAAGTAGCCAGCCGGATGCCCCCGGCTGCCAACCCCTTTGACGTATGACGCTGCACGGTTGTCTCCTTCCTGCGGGCGTTGCGTGAGTGGCTTCGCGCCTGCTCGATCAAACCGGATAGGCTCTGGTCAGATCAGGCGGGTGAACCACGGGCGATCGAGGCTGACCTTGGCCCAATGGCCAAGCGCGCACCGATCGGTACTGCCACTGCCGCGATTGCGCAGGTCGGGGAGCGGCTTGTTGAGCTTCGCGATCAGGTAAATCTCGTTCTTCTCGATGGGCGGGAAGGGAACGAAGTAGCGCGCCTGATCGCCTTCCGGCGCGCGCGGCATGATCTCTGCGACAGTGCCCGGCTGCGGCGTAGGAACACCATCGACCAGCACGGTCAGCTTCGCGCCCGGCAGCAGATCCTTGCTGAGGCTGCGCGGGAACACGGCCACGACGTTGGGCTGGCTGCAGTTGGTGGTGCGCATCAGCGTGGCGCCGGCGGCAACCCGCGTGCCCGGCGGCGTCAGCACATCCTCGACGATGCCACTCGCGTACGCCTTGATATCGAGGTTGGAGACCCGTTCGAGACGTTCCTGTTCCGCCGTCACGAGCTTGTCGACCTCGGCACCGTACTGTTCCAGTTGCGTGATCTCGGCCTGCGTCTGCGTGATCTCGGCCTTCAGCTCATCCTGCTTCTGCGACAGCGCGCCCAGCGCGCCGTCCGCGCTCGAACTGAATACCTTGCTACGCGCTGCTTCGCTGCTGTTGCGCGCGCTGTCGAGCTCCGCCTGGATGGCATCGCGCGAACCGGCCAGCACGGTAAGCTGGTTCCGTGACGCATCGGTATAGGCCTGGCTGACCGCGCC is part of the Cupriavidus metallidurans CH34 genome and harbors:
- a CDS encoding HlyD family secretion protein, whose translation is MDKKVDQKDSVPARVKPSQHPPHHDSLMQRRAGVPGLPLWRVVPRLASYGMVVFIIWVVLSVMFPYIFTRSSERAIVNSPVTLVTTPVEGVVTKQVVTVGGSFKAGDPLMALQNPNMDRALLVELTGKQLDNQKRLEAAKVKLEADQTRMASTGGDIKRYQASADREHASRVRGIEARLAVAKQQIDAQEDVVNRNQAMQWAGAVSQAYTDASRNQLTVLAGSRDAIQAELDSARNSSEAARSKVFSSSADGALGALSQKQDELKAEITQTQAEITQLEQYGAEVDKLVTAEQERLERVSNLDIKAYASGIVEDVLTPPGTRVAAGATLMRTTNCSQPNVVAVFPRSLSKDLLPGAKLTVLVDGVPTPQPGTVAEIMPRAPEGDQARYFVPFPPIEKNEIYLIAKLNKPLPDLRNRGSGSTDRCALGHWAKVSLDRPWFTRLI